In Manis pentadactyla isolate mManPen7 chromosome 8, mManPen7.hap1, whole genome shotgun sequence, the following are encoded in one genomic region:
- the CUTC gene encoding copper homeostasis protein cutC homolog isoform X1, whose amino-acid sequence MKRQGAPLERKRARIPSGKTGAANGFLMEVCVDSVESAVNAERGGAGRIELCSGLLEGGTTPSMGVLQVVKQYVQIPVFVMIRPRGGDFLYSDREVEVMKADIRLAKLYGADGLVFGALTEDGHIDKELCMSLVAICRPLPVTFHRAFDMVHDPVAALETLSTLGFERVLTSGCDCSALEGLPLIKRLIDQAKGRIVVMPGGGITDRNLQRILEGSGATEFHCSARSARDSGMKFRNSSVAMGASLSSSEYSLKVTDVTQVRTLSAIAKNILV is encoded by the exons GAGCAGCAAATGGATTTCTCATGGAAGTGTGTGTTGATTCAGTAGAGTCAGCTGTAAATGCAGAAAGAGGAg GTGCTGGTCGGATTGAATTATGTTCTGGTTTACTGGAAGGAGGAACCACACCTAGCATGG GTGTCCTTCAAGTAGTGAAACAATATGTCCAGATCCCAGTTTTTGTGATGATTCGGCCACGTGGAGGTGATTTTTTATATTCAGATCGTGAAGTTGAGGTGATGAAGGCTGACATTCGTCTTGCCAAGCTTTATGGTGCTGATGGTTTGGTATTTGGGGCATTGACTGAAGATGGACACATTGACAAAGAGCTATGCATGTCTCTTGTGG ctatttGCCGTCCTCTGCCAGTCACTTTCCACCGAG cctTTGACATGGTTCATGATCCAGTGGCAGCTCTGGAGACCCTTTCCACCTTGGGATTTGAGCGAGTGTTGACCAGTGGATGTGACTGTTCGGCACTAGAAGGGCTACCCCTGATAAAGCGACTCATAGATCAG gcaAAAGGCAGGATTGTGGTAATGCCAG GGGGTGGTATAACAGATAGAAATCTACAAAGGATTCTTGAGGGTTCAGGTGCTACAGAATTCCACTGTTCTGCTCGGTCTGCTAGAGATTCAGGAATGAAATTCCG AAATTCCTCCGTTGCCATGGGAGCATCTCTTTCTAGCTCAGAGTATTCTCTAAAGGTAACAGATGTGACCCAAGTAAGGACTTTGAGTGCTATTGCAAAGAATATTCTGGTTTAG
- the CUTC gene encoding copper homeostasis protein cutC homolog isoform X2 — protein sequence MKRQGAPLERKRARIPSGKTGAANGFLMEVCVDSVESAVNAERGGAGRIELCSGLLEGGTTPSMGVLQVVKQYVQIPVFVMIRPRGGDFLYSDREVEVMKADIRLAKLYGADGLVFGALTEDGHIDKELCMSLVAFDMVHDPVAALETLSTLGFERVLTSGCDCSALEGLPLIKRLIDQAKGRIVVMPGGGITDRNLQRILEGSGATEFHCSARSARDSGMKFRNSSVAMGASLSSSEYSLKVTDVTQVRTLSAIAKNILV from the exons GAGCAGCAAATGGATTTCTCATGGAAGTGTGTGTTGATTCAGTAGAGTCAGCTGTAAATGCAGAAAGAGGAg GTGCTGGTCGGATTGAATTATGTTCTGGTTTACTGGAAGGAGGAACCACACCTAGCATGG GTGTCCTTCAAGTAGTGAAACAATATGTCCAGATCCCAGTTTTTGTGATGATTCGGCCACGTGGAGGTGATTTTTTATATTCAGATCGTGAAGTTGAGGTGATGAAGGCTGACATTCGTCTTGCCAAGCTTTATGGTGCTGATGGTTTGGTATTTGGGGCATTGACTGAAGATGGACACATTGACAAAGAGCTATGCATGTCTCTTGTGG cctTTGACATGGTTCATGATCCAGTGGCAGCTCTGGAGACCCTTTCCACCTTGGGATTTGAGCGAGTGTTGACCAGTGGATGTGACTGTTCGGCACTAGAAGGGCTACCCCTGATAAAGCGACTCATAGATCAG gcaAAAGGCAGGATTGTGGTAATGCCAG GGGGTGGTATAACAGATAGAAATCTACAAAGGATTCTTGAGGGTTCAGGTGCTACAGAATTCCACTGTTCTGCTCGGTCTGCTAGAGATTCAGGAATGAAATTCCG AAATTCCTCCGTTGCCATGGGAGCATCTCTTTCTAGCTCAGAGTATTCTCTAAAGGTAACAGATGTGACCCAAGTAAGGACTTTGAGTGCTATTGCAAAGAATATTCTGGTTTAG